cccattaccagaaaaaaaaaggacatcaacaacaacaaatgatacaCAATTACTCACAATAACTGAGCTACAGCAGAAGCAAGAAGTCTTTCCTTCAAAGTGCctcgctttctttttttttgacacatgaaattcaaagacaaacttttttttctccgtcATTTttgtgaaacacaaacacacacacgcacgcaccacAAACATCAACTCCTCAGTCATCATGAACACAGAACTCATCCACACATGTACAGTCAAACTCAAAAAAGGGCTCAGACAGTGTTCTTTGAGTTTCTTTCCAAACCGCTCTGGCTTTCACACACTCCTTGGATTAGCTTACATTGACATTTGAGATTGGGGTAGAGGacaagagggaggggggaggaggggtaATGCAGTGGATTTCTAGTGGATAGGGGCTTAGGGGATATAATGGGGTTGGGGGGTGATTTGGGGATCAATATGACCCTGCTGAATACAACATGggagcagcagcatcagcacaTATGCATACTGTGCTGGATAGTTCAGGCAcacgtttataaaaaaaaacgccCAAAAGTTAATGCTCTCCAGTTACCACTAACGGCAACCACATCGATAACAACATCCACTTCCCttaatacaaaatgaaataaaaagatatTAAAGATACTAAACAAATTTGTGGGTCTTCACTCTACCAGGAGACAGAAGAGATTGGCAACAAAAGGGGTTGCATGCTGCAATACTGAAACATTGTCCTGGATGCCTCCAGTGTCAGTGGTCAGGCCCGGCACAAACTCCCCAGCAGAGCAGGAGTTTGCTCCAGGCTGCCCTCTCTTGGTCAGGTTTGCCACTGCAGGCAACACAAACTGAGTTTATGTATCCACTTGTAGTTTGAGATGACTTcaacagttctttttttttttttcatttgttctgTTCCTCTTCTCAACAGCCATCCAATAAGCACTGTCACAACCCAGGGCTTCTCACATCTCTTCCACATTTTTTGTtgaattcccccccccccccttagattgacatttttttcctttttcttaaaGTGTCCCATAATGAGCAATGACAGACAGTAAAAAGACAACGATAAAAACGCCAAAAGCACTTCATGTCATGTAGCGGGTAATCGCTCTCAGAGCGTATAACAGTTCTGCCTGCATTCGCGCTTCCATAAGAAGCAGATTAACGTGGACCTGCAGGAGAAAAGAGACAgttattaaatgtaaatgtacattaATCAACCAATTAAAATAGCTACTACAGGTGAGGCCAGGATCTTACCTTCTCGGAGTGCTGAAACTGCCTCCAGAAGCTCTCATACATTCGTTTGGTGGTCTTTTCAGGACTACACACCATAGTCTTAATATAGATCTTAAAGCTACGGTCCAGAAGCTGGTTTATCTCCCCATAATCATAGTCATCATACCTGAGGATAACAGAGAAACAGTGTTGGCAACATTGTtgcaaacattacaaaataaaggttGCATCATAAACGTTTTTTAAGCTTCCCGAGTATCCAGCGACTGACCTGATGCCGAACATGCAGTGGATGTAGTTCCAGATGGCCCTGCGCAGCATACTGGTGTCTACATCCTTGTGTGTTGCCATGGTGTTGTAGGTCAGATTGTAGGCCATCTGGAACTTCTCGTCCAGCATTTGACCAACATCAGGGTACAGTCTGTTGACCAGAGAGAAACCATGATCCTCCCAGCTGTAGTCCTGGAGCAAAGACAAATTAGAAGTAAATAACAGTCATATGGACCATCTTTTTATTGTACTGTCCTCCATCTTCAGACTGTATTTGATCTCTACCTGCACTCTGAATGTGGGCACATGCTCCCCCCTTCTGGAGAAGTCCTTGTAGCCATAGCTGGGGTCCTCAAAGTGTCGGGAGATGTCTCTGGAGGGGACACACTCCTCGTCCTCCGCTGTGGCCACCAGCATGCTCTCCGTCTTCTCCCTCTCAAAGCGAGTTGCCATCTCCTCCTGGCTAGCCTCCTCGTCGTCGCGGCATTCTTGCAGCTGCTTCATGCGCTCCATCAGCACCTCCACCTCGCCACACATCTCCTTTGGAAACAAAGAGCAAGAGAGCACGCCTACGGTTAGGAAGGAGTCCTACAAGAAGCATCTTCACTCAGCACGCACTTCACACCCAGGATTTACAGTGCAGGGATTACACCTGCTGCCTTGACTTAAGTTTCCCACACCAGTAAGAAAACCTGAAACACGCTCTAGCTCACTGAACAAACGCCATCCTTGACCACTCACCTGGTTGCCAAGCGGATCGTCGTGGTGATTAGCATGCCCGTTGCCATTGGTAATGTCACAGACGCAGTACTGGCTGAGGGAGGGGGGTCTGAAAGTGTGTCCGCCGTCGCAGTGGATCTCGGGCGTGATGCCGCAGCCGAAGGTGAACGAGGCGAGGGAGTGGTAGTGTGTGAGGAGGACCACGGCGTGGATTAGCTCTGCGAGGGACCAGCTGTGCTCCTCTGCCTTCAGAAGGCACTGGGAAAAAACGaaaggaaaaataaagtgaGCCTTGGTAACTGGAGCCAAATAATGACTTCAATATCACTGACCTTTTCGGAATtgggaaaatatgttttcacCCTTCCTAACCAATGTATTGTCTCTTCGTTTTCCAgcctcgccccccccccccccccatccctctGTCATTACACCTCTACTGCGATGACTCCAAAATCCAAGTTATACAACTGCAGCTATATTCTAGCCTCCACCCAAGATCTCAGCCTGTTACGCAAGACTTTTCATGTCCACGTCCACCCTCCAGACCGTGCCTGTCCTCTCACCTCGATGTGTTCCTTGGTGAGAAGCCAAGGTCGGTGGGCCAGGATTTTGTTGAGCTCCCCGAGCTGCTGCAACTTCTGCGGCGCTTCATCCAGGCCGTTCAGCCACTTGGGATCACCCCCGACCTGGAGGAAGTCGTTCACGTGGAGGTTGACCAAGTAGGAACACTGGTGTCTAGCTGCCGCCTGCAGGATCAGAGAAGGAGAGATTAACCACAATGTATTTAACAGCTTGacacattaacagttaaatGAGGCGTGGATTAGATATCAGAGAATAAACATGACTGTACCATGATGCCGATGTAGTGTCGGTAGTGCAAAGACAGAGGTCCATCCATCTGCAGCAGGTAGTGCTGCGTCCGGAGAAAACTCCCCAGGTACTGCGGATGGAAGCCCATCACCAGAGAAATGTTGTCAAGGCGACCGAGGGCTGCAAACGCATCCTCAAATATCGACTGTGTCCTGGCGTCCACTTTACTGATTTGAAGAATctgaacaggaaaaaaaacaagtcataaGTTTCCTAAATCAGTTCATGTTTGCAAGTGAGTTACAAGTCTCTGGTGGTCTTTTACCTCTTTTTCAGGGATAAATCTGCTTGGTCCGTTTCCTAAGGGTCTTGGGATCCTTACTCCCAAGTCCTGTacgacaaaaagagaaaaaagagaaaaacatgcaCTTTAAATATCACAGGAAAGCAGAGGGGGAAGCTCCAGGCAAAGTTTGTCTGCGATCATCACTTCTTATTTCTACTGTCACGGTATTCCTTCACCAGTGTGAGAAATCTGATTGACTTTGTTAGTCAGATCCTTTCTGGTTTACTGAGAAAATTACAATAGAAATGAGACTTCTCCATTGTGGAAGCAACATGCAACTCATAGCAGTCACAATAAACTGAAAAGCAGGATTAAACTCTGACGTTTCATAATTAATGAGGAatcccaaacacacactttgccttcatacaaaattaaaacacaatagAAACCTTTGCATAGCCTCTATTATGTCCTGTAACTTTCCGCTGCTTGTCGAGACATGTCTACTAGCGGACACCGTCCCGCAGCGCACAATGAAGATAAaagtggatgaatgaatgaccAACGAAATGTAGTCTATACGCTATTCAGAAATGACACTGgattaaaaacatgtatttaaacGTGTCATTTATGTGTCTAcatatttgacatttaaatcaacgaagaaaataaactcagaaacacatttcttgaccaatgaccacacacacacttcttactCGTAAACAAGCCTGCACAAAAGACTGCACTGCAGCTTGTTTGTTCAAAGGAATAACGTCGCCTAAAAACCATCAATAATGTAACACACTTTTCTAAATCCCAAAGTCAGGTTGCAGCTTTAAAATCGGTGCGTTATgaaataatgttattttttcCTGAAGCCCTTTCCTTTCTCTTACCGTTTTGCTTAGCCGTTCACAATGGGTACATATCTTTAACtggtctgtcactgcaaaataattattttccaCGTTTTCTGCCGGGGCGACCGCGTGCCTCATCGCGTGTCCTCGCTGCACTTTTGATTATTTgaagggaataaaaaaaatctttaaaaaagtatTCTGAATGGCTGTTTCCTTCTCTCTTTGTTCCTTGAGGCACTGGGTAAAGTGCTCGACAGTCAGCTGTTGCAGCCCTACAGCAGAATACCGTCCTCTCTCGCTCATACATTCGGTAAATAAGTCGAGGCTCGTGTGATCGACGTGCTCAGCGGCCAATCAGGCGGCGAAAACAGCCTCCCAGCCGCCAATGGCGGCGGGAGGAGCACGtgtgggcggtgctaagcgtgaggagaaagaggggaggggggggggggtcctaaACGTGAGCAGAGAAAACAATCTCCCCCTCTAAGAACATCATCActtctttctccttcttttgTTCCCTGCTGCCATGATCATGatttaatttactgtaatgcCCTGCAATCTGTATGCTAAATAATGGCAGCAATCAATTCAAGGTGATTGCTTTGTTGATTTCCTCCTCCAATCACAATCACTTCTTAAATCCAATATGGTATGGAGAAACCACGCTGCAGGATTACTAGAACTAGTTTTCTGTAAAACTGCCAAATCTCACTGGAAAAAGGCATGTTTGGTATCTGTGTAATCTGCATTCAATGAaatcatcaacaacaacaaccaccaccACCCAAAACCAGCTCTAGCATGCAGCAAGTTCCCCTATTGGCCTCTTGCTGCACTGGGGggcattctgtgtgtgtgtgtgtgtgggggggggagcagAAGAAGAAGGTAAAGGTCTGCTGTGGAAAGATCAGCATCAGCACACAGCGAGATGAATAGCTGCAGGACctgctgcaacaacaacaacaacagccctTCAGTTAGTGGCTTTGCACCACAGCCTATCAGACCTCAGATAATGTGATCCACCTATCAGCCCCAGCTGAAGGAGTCCTTTAGAAGCGAAGAGGAAGCAGAGTCAAGGAAAGCCGTTCTTATGGCTTTGTTTATCCCAGCTTGGCAATAACACGTTCATTGGACTGGTGCATAACTGGTTTATCACAGTGCGGTGGTTAAAAAGTCAATAATTATTTAGAATGATTTCAGATGAGATGTACTGAAAACAACACTGTGTACcacacattttatattataGTATGAAAGCCACCTTATTCCACACAGACAGGTCTGTTGTCAAAATAACTTGTGTGGTATACTTGTCTTTGAAATTTCTGGTAAACAACAgataaacatttgtaatttCATGTAACAGCACATGTGAGTCAAGTGTTTTTTCCTCTGTGGATTGCCAGCAACCACATTACAAAAGCATCCCCATATTGGCCAGAGTGTGCGCACACATCCACATCTTTGCGTCACGTTTCTGTATGAGATATCAAAATAACACGTTTCctaagcaaaacaaaaacttttttttttttttccacagagatttcacaaagacacattttatgGGAAGAAAACTCCACAATAGTTTTGATTGTTTGAAAAAGTTACATACATACTTTAATTTTTTACAtagttaagtacattttgtgAGATACTACGTTTCAGTTCATCCTTACTGCAACAACTGTCTACGTAAATGTTTAGATGAACTGTGAAGGGTACTCAAGACAAAAAAGAAGTTACATTTGGCAACAATGAGGAGATGGTGAGTGGAAGCCAAGTAAAAGGCAAATCTGCCCCTGTGCACTCCAATCAAAAGCCTGCCCGGCAAGTTTGGCGAACAACTGCAAGTCCCTAGGACTGATAGATAGCACAGTATTCAGCAGGTTAATTTTGTGGATCAAGCCAACAGCCCCCAACAGCCCCCCCTGGTCCCTCTCCTGATGCCACAGGGTGGGGTGCAGGGCAGCGGTAAACATGTTCCCAGGGCTGGAGTCAGCACTCCCAGGGCTGC
The Sander vitreus isolate 19-12246 chromosome 18, sanVit1, whole genome shotgun sequence genome window above contains:
- the sesn1 gene encoding sestrin-1 isoform X2, with translation MRHAVAPAENVENNYFAVTDQLKICTHCERLSKTDLGVRIPRPLGNGPSRFIPEKEILQISKVDARTQSIFEDAFAALGRLDNISLVMGFHPQYLGSFLRTQHYLLQMDGPLSLHYRHYIGIMAAARHQCSYLVNLHVNDFLQVGGDPKWLNGLDEAPQKLQQLGELNKILAHRPWLLTKEHIECLLKAEEHSWSLAELIHAVVLLTHYHSLASFTFGCGITPEIHCDGGHTFRPPSLSQYCVCDITNGNGHANHHDDPLGNQEMCGEVEVLMERMKQLQECRDDEEASQEEMATRFEREKTESMLVATAEDEECVPSRDISRHFEDPSYGYKDFSRRGEHVPTFRVQDYSWEDHGFSLVNRLYPDVGQMLDEKFQMAYNLTYNTMATHKDVDTSMLRRAIWNYIHCMFGIRYDDYDYGEINQLLDRSFKIYIKTMVCSPEKTTKRMYESFWRQFQHSEKVHVNLLLMEARMQAELLYALRAITRYMT
- the sesn1 gene encoding sestrin-1 isoform X1 — translated: MEVQDQESLGRWDRLGSRDAISRTKAMENICQDVMRKVEAIRPIPLLAPPASGSPPKSDLNDILAHLLMLSKRCPYDDVKERCVRLLQGVQDLGVRIPRPLGNGPSRFIPEKEILQISKVDARTQSIFEDAFAALGRLDNISLVMGFHPQYLGSFLRTQHYLLQMDGPLSLHYRHYIGIMAAARHQCSYLVNLHVNDFLQVGGDPKWLNGLDEAPQKLQQLGELNKILAHRPWLLTKEHIECLLKAEEHSWSLAELIHAVVLLTHYHSLASFTFGCGITPEIHCDGGHTFRPPSLSQYCVCDITNGNGHANHHDDPLGNQEMCGEVEVLMERMKQLQECRDDEEASQEEMATRFEREKTESMLVATAEDEECVPSRDISRHFEDPSYGYKDFSRRGEHVPTFRVQDYSWEDHGFSLVNRLYPDVGQMLDEKFQMAYNLTYNTMATHKDVDTSMLRRAIWNYIHCMFGIRYDDYDYGEINQLLDRSFKIYIKTMVCSPEKTTKRMYESFWRQFQHSEKVHVNLLLMEARMQAELLYALRAITRYMT